Genomic DNA from bacterium:
TGGAGGTGCAAGTAGAGGAGGCGGAACTACTTATGAATTCTCGGGAGACTTTAGCGATTTATTTGGTGGAATGGGCGGAGGATTTTCTGATTTCTTCGAATCGTTTTTTGGAGGAAGAGGAAGACAAGCAAAATCTGGATTTGATTCACAAGGATTTCAAAATCAGCCAAAAGGAATTGATGTCGAAGCTGATTTGCACATTTCATTTGAAGAAGCTTTCAACGGAAGTGAAAGACAAATCAGCATAGATGGGAAAACTTTAAAAATAAAAATCAACCCGGGAACTTCTGATGGACAGAAACTCAGAATAAAAGGATTGGGAAGATCCTCAATACAAGGAGGCACTAAAGGTGATCTCTTTTTAAATATTCACGTCCTCCAACATCCATTTTATGAAATACAGGACGGTGAGCTGTTTTATAATCTGGATGTGAATTTATACACAGCAATTTTAGGCGGTAAGGAAGAAATCAAAACTCTCGATGGGAAAAAAATAAGCATCAATATTCCGGAAGGAACAGAATCAGAAAAAATATTGAGACTTAAAAAATTAGGTTTACAAAAAGATAATGAGAGGGGAGACTTATTTGTGAAAGTTCATGTAACTATGCCAAAAAATTTATCTGAAAAAGAAAAGAAATTATTTAAAGAATTATCAAGGCTTGGGAAAGATTAAGATAGTAACAGGAAAAGAACATGTCATTTAATTTTAACAGACTAACCGTAAAGGCACAGGAAATTGTTCAAACGGCAATTGAAATTGCACAGAACTATAATAATCAGATTGTTGAACCGGAACATCTTCTTGCATCAATTGTTCAGGAAAGCGGAAACGTTGCTGAATCAATAATCAAAAAAACCGGCGGCAACTTTAATGTAGTTAAATTAAAAATTAACGTACTGCTCGAAGCTTTTCCGAAAGTTAGCGGAACTGGTTTGGGCAATCAACAGATGAGTCAGAATCTTGCAAAACTTTTTGATACTGCTGCTGAAGAAGCACGCAATCTTAAAGATGAATATGTTTCTACAGAACACTTGCTGCTTTCACTTTCAAATGATAAAGGGAAAGCAGGACAATTACTCCGCGATAATGGAATTACTTACAATGACATTCTATCTGCATTAAAAACTGTAAGAGGAACTCAAAGAGTCACTTCGCAAAATCCTGAAGACACATACCAATCTCTTGAAAAATATGGAAGAGATTTGAACGATTTGGTAAAGCAGGGAAGACTCGATCCGGTTATAGGAAGAGATGAAGAAATTCGTAGAGTTCTCCAGGTGCTCTCAAGAAGAACAAAAAACAATCCGGTATTAATTGGTGAGCCAGGAGTAGGGAAGACTGCAATTGCAGAAGGGATTGCTCATCGTATTGTAGCCGGTGACGTTCCCGAGAATCTTAAAACTAAAAGGATCGTTGCGCTCGATATGGGTGCTTTAATTGCCGGGACACAATTCCGTGGACAGTTTGAAGAAAGATTAAAAGCGGTAATTAAAGAAGTCCAGGAATCAAACGGAGAAATAATTCTTTTTATTGATGAGCTGCATACACTTGTTGGTGCAGGTGCAACACAAGGAGCGATGGATGCTGCAAATATTTTAAAGCCAGCATTGGCTCGAGGTGAGTTACATGCAATCGGTGCTACTACTCTTGATGAATATAAAAAGCATATCGAAAAAGATGCTGCTCTTGAAAGAAGATTTCAACCAGTTCTGGTTGATGAACCTTCTGAAGAAGATACCATATCAATTTTACGTGGATTGAAAGAACGATACGAAGTTCATCATGGTGTACGAATTACTGATGCAGCTATTGTGGGGGCAACTCAGCTTTCAGAAAGATATATCACCGATAGATTTCTTCCCGATAAAGCAATTGATTTGATCGACGAAGCAGCATCAAAATTAAGAATTGAAATTGACTCGATGCCGGAAGAGCTTGATACTCTTGAACGAAAAGTAAAACAACTCGAAATTGAAAGAGAAGCTTTGAAACGCGAAAAGGATGAAGCATCTGCAAAAAGATTGGAGGAGCTTCAGCAGGAATTGAGTGAACTGAATGAAGAAAGAACAAAACTAAAAATGCACTGGGATCTTGAGAAGGAAAAAATCCAGAAGATACGTTCGATGAAAAGCGAAATTGAAAACTTGAAACTTGAAGCAGAGCGATATGAACGCGAAGGTAATCTCGGTAAAGTTGCTGAGATACGTTATGGAAAAATCACAAGTCTTGAAAAACAATTGAAAGAAGAAACCAAAAAACTTGCCGATGCACAGAAAGATAAGAAGATGTTAAAGGAGGAAGTCGATGCAGAAGATATTGCTGAGATAGTTTCTAAATGGACCGGAATTCCAGTTAGTAAAATGCTTGAGAGTGAACGAAGCAAATTACTACGACTCGAGGATGAACTTCATCATCGTGTGGTTGGACAGGATGAAGCAGTTACCGCAGTTGCAAATGCAATTCGTCGTTCACGTTCAGGATTGCAGGATGTAAATAGGCCAATTGGTTCATTTATTTTTCTTGGAACTACAGGTGTCGGAAAGACAGAGCTTGCTCGTGCACTCGCAGAAACTCTTTTTGATGACGAACATGCAATGATACGAATTGACATGAGTGAGTATATGGAAAAGTTTTCTGTTTCCCGATTGATTGGTGCCCCTCCCGGATATGTTGGCTATGAAGAAGGTGGGCAATTGACCGAATCAGTTCGCAGAAGACCTTATTCGGTTGTGCTTCTTGATGAAATTGAAAAAGCTCATCCAGATGTATTTAATGTTCTTCTGCAGGTTCTTGATGACGGAAGATTAACTGATAACCAGGGAAGAACAGTCAACTTCAAGAATACTATTATTATAATGACTTCAAACATCGGTTCGCATTACATTCAGGATAAGCTGGAATTGTTTAATGAAAACAATGTTGAACCATTGATGGGTGAGCTTCGCCAGCAATTGCACGAGCTATTGAGAAAAACAATCCGCCCGGAATTCTTAAATAGAATAGATGAAATAGTTCTCTTCAAACCGTTGCTCAAATCTGAAATAAGAAAGATTGTTGACATACAACTTCTTCGTGTTCAAAAAATGCTGAAGGAAAAAGAGATAGTCCTTTCCGTTTCCGATGAAGCAAAAGACTGGCTTGCTCAGCTTGGTTACGATGTAACTTACGGTGCACGACCATTGAAAAGAGTTATTCAGAAATATCTGGTAAATCCTCTTTCACAGGAATTACTTGCCGGTAATTTTATTGATGGGGATGTAATAAAAGTAAGCGTTGGTGAAAGCGCAAGACTGGTGTTTGCTAAATAGATACCAGACCATGGATGCT
This window encodes:
- the clpB gene encoding ATP-dependent chaperone ClpB, producing MSFNFNRLTVKAQEIVQTAIEIAQNYNNQIVEPEHLLASIVQESGNVAESIIKKTGGNFNVVKLKINVLLEAFPKVSGTGLGNQQMSQNLAKLFDTAAEEARNLKDEYVSTEHLLLSLSNDKGKAGQLLRDNGITYNDILSALKTVRGTQRVTSQNPEDTYQSLEKYGRDLNDLVKQGRLDPVIGRDEEIRRVLQVLSRRTKNNPVLIGEPGVGKTAIAEGIAHRIVAGDVPENLKTKRIVALDMGALIAGTQFRGQFEERLKAVIKEVQESNGEIILFIDELHTLVGAGATQGAMDAANILKPALARGELHAIGATTLDEYKKHIEKDAALERRFQPVLVDEPSEEDTISILRGLKERYEVHHGVRITDAAIVGATQLSERYITDRFLPDKAIDLIDEAASKLRIEIDSMPEELDTLERKVKQLEIEREALKREKDEASAKRLEELQQELSELNEERTKLKMHWDLEKEKIQKIRSMKSEIENLKLEAERYEREGNLGKVAEIRYGKITSLEKQLKEETKKLADAQKDKKMLKEEVDAEDIAEIVSKWTGIPVSKMLESERSKLLRLEDELHHRVVGQDEAVTAVANAIRRSRSGLQDVNRPIGSFIFLGTTGVGKTELARALAETLFDDEHAMIRIDMSEYMEKFSVSRLIGAPPGYVGYEEGGQLTESVRRRPYSVVLLDEIEKAHPDVFNVLLQVLDDGRLTDNQGRTVNFKNTIIIMTSNIGSHYIQDKLELFNENNVEPLMGELRQQLHELLRKTIRPEFLNRIDEIVLFKPLLKSEIRKIVDIQLLRVQKMLKEKEIVLSVSDEAKDWLAQLGYDVTYGARPLKRVIQKYLVNPLSQELLAGNFIDGDVIKVSVGESARLVFAK
- a CDS encoding J domain-containing protein, translating into MEFKDYYNILGVEKTASKEEISKAFRKLALKYHPDKNPNNKAAEEKFKEITEAHEVLSDPEKRKKYDTLGANWNQYQSTGRGFEDFFSQFGGASRGGGTTYEFSGDFSDLFGGMGGGFSDFFESFFGGRGRQAKSGFDSQGFQNQPKGIDVEADLHISFEEAFNGSERQISIDGKTLKIKINPGTSDGQKLRIKGLGRSSIQGGTKGDLFLNIHVLQHPFYEIQDGELFYNLDVNLYTAILGGKEEIKTLDGKKISINIPEGTESEKILRLKKLGLQKDNERGDLFVKVHVTMPKNLSEKEKKLFKELSRLGKD